In the genome of Chryseobacterium oryzae, one region contains:
- a CDS encoding TonB-dependent receptor plug domain-containing protein, which translates to MSLKKAFVVVSGFFSLNFYFGQETQIDTLYIFDTQMKKVKLFHEVQTLSAADIQKNASNLSEVLRFQSPVYIKENGRGAVSSPSFRGTTAQQTAFVWNGININSLFLGQGDVNNIALSGYDQMEVKSGGGSVIYGSGAIGGSIHLNNDLSFNKGFNAQIHSEGGSFSTYQNFAKGSFNNDKFSFKASANYLISENNYKVEEKNYINRNGKFFNTTFNIGTSYKVSQQNTVSWQSQWFDATQNYPIFEENGNKTKYEAQTVRSLLAWDFNHKKISNSLKTAYTEDNFQYFGIINAPKTSGGTAKNYIVKNDFNYFIVPQLNLNVIGEFQHNIGEGYQSGISNVHRNVGSVAGLLRYFPSSKISFEAGIKQDFVEDIKSPLLYSFSGKWKANRWYQMSLNVSKNFRFPSFNDLYWEQGGNLNLKPETSLQTDMTHELKAFDFTLKISPYYMKIDQMIRWLPTPMGYWSAFNTQKVESYGLESQLTYQKKFNHHNLRLIAGYIYTKSTDVETQRQLMYVPLHKISANLDYAYRFLNIYAQGLYNGLTYTTADESRKYAINPYFVVNAGASATLTKKYTLGARVNNITNTAYQTVAYYYMPQRNYSIYATINF; encoded by the coding sequence ATGAGTTTAAAAAAAGCATTCGTTGTAGTTTCTGGATTCTTCAGTCTGAATTTTTATTTTGGTCAGGAAACCCAGATTGACACCCTTTATATTTTCGATACTCAGATGAAAAAGGTTAAACTTTTTCATGAGGTTCAAACATTATCTGCGGCAGATATTCAAAAAAATGCGTCCAATCTATCAGAAGTTCTGCGATTTCAGTCACCGGTATATATTAAAGAAAATGGACGGGGTGCTGTATCTTCACCTTCTTTTAGAGGAACAACAGCTCAGCAGACCGCCTTTGTATGGAACGGAATCAACATTAACTCTCTGTTTTTAGGGCAAGGCGATGTAAATAATATTGCCCTTTCCGGATACGACCAAATGGAAGTGAAATCTGGAGGCGGAAGTGTGATTTACGGAAGCGGAGCGATTGGAGGAAGCATTCATTTGAATAATGATTTGAGCTTCAACAAAGGTTTTAATGCACAAATCCATTCAGAAGGAGGTTCTTTTAGTACGTATCAAAATTTTGCGAAAGGCTCTTTCAATAATGATAAATTCAGTTTTAAAGCTTCTGCCAATTACCTCATCAGCGAAAACAACTACAAGGTTGAAGAAAAAAATTACATTAACCGAAACGGAAAATTTTTTAATACCACTTTCAATATAGGAACTTCTTATAAAGTTTCTCAACAAAACACGGTTTCCTGGCAAAGCCAATGGTTTGATGCAACACAGAACTACCCTATTTTTGAGGAAAACGGAAATAAAACAAAATACGAAGCACAGACGGTAAGAAGTTTACTGGCTTGGGATTTTAATCATAAAAAAATATCCAACAGTTTGAAAACCGCTTATACGGAAGACAATTTTCAGTATTTCGGAATTATAAATGCCCCGAAAACAAGTGGTGGAACAGCAAAAAACTATATCGTAAAAAACGATTTCAATTATTTTATTGTTCCTCAACTCAATCTTAATGTAATCGGAGAATTTCAGCATAATATTGGAGAAGGCTACCAATCAGGAATTAGTAATGTACATAGAAACGTTGGCTCTGTTGCAGGTTTGCTGAGATATTTCCCAAGTTCAAAAATTAGTTTTGAAGCAGGTATAAAACAAGACTTTGTAGAAGATATTAAATCTCCGCTTTTGTATTCTTTTTCGGGAAAATGGAAAGCCAATCGATGGTATCAGATGAGTCTTAACGTGTCTAAAAATTTCCGATTTCCTTCGTTCAATGATTTGTACTGGGAACAGGGAGGAAATCTTAATCTGAAACCCGAAACATCTCTTCAGACGGATATGACGCATGAATTGAAGGCTTTTGATTTCACCCTTAAAATAAGTCCGTACTACATGAAAATCGACCAGATGATTCGCTGGCTTCCTACACCAATGGGGTATTGGTCTGCATTCAATACTCAAAAAGTGGAATCTTATGGTTTAGAATCACAGCTGACTTATCAGAAAAAATTCAATCATCATAATTTGAGGCTGATTGCTGGATATATTTATACAAAATCGACCGATGTGGAAACACAAAGACAATTGATGTATGTTCCGCTGCACAAAATTTCGGCTAATTTGGATTATGCATATCGTTTCCTGAATATTTACGCACAAGGCTTATATAACGGACTTACTTATACCACTGCCGATGAAAGCAGAAAATATGCAATTAATCCTTATTTCGTAGTGAACGCAGGAGCTTCTGCAACGTTGACAAAAAAATATACATTGGGAGCCAGAGTTAATAATATAACCAATACAGCTTACCAAACAGTCGCTTATTATTATATGCCTCAGCGAAATTACAGCATTTACGCAACCATTAATTTTTAA
- the cdd gene encoding cytidine deaminase — MEKNIEIRYQQFKDRNELSEIEQKLFEEAKKARKNAYAPYSEFYVGCAVLLENEEIFSGNNQENAAFPSGLCAERTTLFWVGANFPDKKIKKIFIVGGPKESAENNPPIPPCGACRQSIIEYETKQNENIELYFANLNDDVIKVSSIKDLLPFYFDATFL; from the coding sequence ATGGAAAAAAATATAGAAATAAGGTACCAACAGTTTAAAGACAGAAACGAACTAAGCGAAATTGAGCAAAAACTGTTTGAAGAAGCCAAAAAAGCCCGTAAAAACGCTTATGCACCTTACTCAGAATTTTATGTTGGATGTGCAGTTCTGTTGGAGAATGAAGAAATTTTTTCTGGTAACAATCAGGAAAATGCTGCATTTCCTTCGGGTTTATGTGCCGAAAGAACTACTCTTTTTTGGGTTGGAGCCAATTTTCCGGACAAAAAAATCAAGAAAATATTTATTGTTGGCGGTCCTAAAGAATCTGCAGAAAATAACCCGCCAATTCCTCCATGCGGTGCATGCCGACAAAGTATTATAGAATATGAAACCAAGCAGAATGAAAATATAGAATTGTATTTTGCGAATTTGAATGATGATGTTATTAAAGTGTCATCTATTAAAGATTTGCTCCCATTCTATTTTGATGCTACTTTTTTATAG
- the namA gene encoding NADPH dehydrogenase NamA, with protein sequence MLYTSIKFRNVELKNRWVMSPMCMYSCENGLANDFHFVHYGSRAQGGTGLIMVEATGVEPKGRITNHCMGIWNDEQAEKLQKIVDFVHGNSDSKIGIQLAHSGRKGSTWNNKQISLEEGWETVAPSPVPYQPGERVPHELSVEEIKNQIDNFKKAAKRAVNAGFDVIEIHAAHGYLVHQFLSPLSNIRTNEYGGSFENRIKFLIEIVDAVNEELNDNVALFVRISGTEYAENGWNISDSVKLAEILKNHHVDLVDVSSGGNIHGAKISVFDGYQVPFSSAVREQANVKTGAVGLITNVKQAEEILQNGEADLIFVAREILRNPYLAVQGSFDMKENCFFPHQYMRAKIS encoded by the coding sequence ATGTTATATACATCAATAAAATTCAGAAATGTTGAACTGAAAAACAGATGGGTAATGTCGCCTATGTGTATGTATTCTTGCGAAAACGGTCTTGCCAACGATTTTCATTTTGTACATTATGGCAGTCGTGCACAAGGCGGAACCGGGCTTATAATGGTTGAAGCAACAGGTGTGGAACCTAAAGGAAGAATTACCAATCACTGTATGGGGATTTGGAATGACGAACAGGCAGAAAAACTTCAAAAAATTGTCGATTTTGTACATGGAAACTCAGACAGTAAAATAGGAATTCAGCTTGCACATTCAGGAAGGAAGGGTTCTACATGGAATAATAAGCAGATTTCTCTTGAAGAAGGTTGGGAAACGGTGGCGCCAAGTCCTGTTCCGTATCAGCCGGGGGAGAGAGTGCCTCACGAATTATCTGTGGAAGAAATAAAAAATCAGATTGATAATTTTAAGAAAGCTGCAAAACGTGCTGTAAATGCTGGATTTGATGTAATTGAAATTCACGCAGCCCATGGTTATCTTGTTCATCAGTTTCTTTCACCGCTTTCTAACATTAGAACTAATGAATATGGGGGTAGTTTTGAAAATAGAATTAAATTTTTGATCGAAATTGTGGATGCTGTTAATGAAGAACTGAATGATAATGTTGCCCTTTTCGTGAGAATTTCAGGAACAGAATATGCTGAAAATGGTTGGAATATTAGTGATAGTGTAAAACTGGCAGAAATTTTAAAGAATCATCATGTAGATTTAGTTGATGTTTCTAGTGGCGGAAATATCCATGGAGCCAAAATTTCTGTGTTTGACGGCTATCAGGTTCCTTTTTCTTCCGCAGTAAGAGAACAGGCAAATGTAAAAACCGGAGCTGTAGGATTAATAACCAACGTGAAACAGGCTGAAGAAATTCTGCAAAATGGAGAAGCAGATCTTATTTTTGTAGCAAGAGAAATTTTAAGAAATCCTTATCTTGCGGTTCAGGGTTCTTTTGATATGAAAGAGAATTGTTTTTTTCCGCATCAGTATATGAGAGCTAAAATTTCTTAG
- a CDS encoding DUF2752 domain-containing protein: MHIEDFMLPCPSKKFLGIECFGCGTQRAIVLVFQGKFLEAFKMFPAVYTLLMFFGFVAVNFLDKKRNYGQILIFLAIINSIIMVFSYFYKHFFN, encoded by the coding sequence ATGCATATAGAAGATTTTATGCTTCCTTGTCCGAGTAAAAAGTTTTTGGGCATCGAGTGTTTTGGATGCGGAACTCAAAGAGCAATAGTTTTGGTGTTTCAGGGGAAGTTTCTGGAAGCCTTCAAAATGTTTCCTGCGGTATATACTCTTTTGATGTTTTTTGGTTTTGTCGCTGTCAATTTTTTAGATAAAAAAAGAAATTATGGGCAAATTCTTATATTTTTAGCGATAATTAATTCCATTATTATGGTTTTTTCTTATTTTTATAAACATTTTTTCAATTAA
- a CDS encoding CCC motif membrane protein, with protein sequence MNQQKLPNAQTVLILGIVSVVGTCCCTGLIGIICGIIGLNKYKADKLLYDQNPSEYSDFNNLNTGRILCIIGIILGILNVAYTIFVLATVGVSGYMEQMEQLRNMGK encoded by the coding sequence ATGAATCAACAAAAATTACCTAATGCACAGACGGTACTCATTTTAGGAATAGTATCTGTTGTCGGAACATGTTGCTGTACAGGTTTAATAGGAATTATTTGCGGAATTATTGGTCTTAATAAGTATAAAGCTGATAAGCTTTTGTATGACCAAAACCCATCAGAATATTCAGATTTCAATAATCTAAATACGGGTAGAATTTTGTGTATTATTGGTATTATCTTAGGAATACTTAATGTTGCTTATACCATTTTTGTCCTTGCAACAGTTGGTGTAAGTGGATATATGGAGCAAATGGAACAATTAAGAAATATGGGTAAATAA
- a CDS encoding DUF493 family protein: MEILQGNEHASPEEFYKSLKEKLENHHDFPEDYLFKFIIPTDQSKITEIYKVFDGIKFTLSNRESKNGKYTACNINAFVLDADQVINIYQEVAKIENVILL; encoded by the coding sequence ATGGAAATTTTACAAGGAAACGAACACGCAAGCCCGGAAGAGTTTTATAAATCATTAAAAGAAAAACTGGAGAATCATCATGATTTTCCTGAGGATTATTTATTTAAATTCATTATTCCGACAGACCAGTCGAAGATAACAGAAATTTACAAAGTTTTCGACGGAATTAAATTTACACTGAGTAACCGCGAAAGCAAAAACGGCAAATACACAGCCTGCAATATTAATGCTTTTGTTTTGGATGCCGATCAGGTAATTAATATTTACCAGGAAGTTGCAAAAATTGAAAATGTTATTTTGTTGTAA
- a CDS encoding DUF4197 family protein: MKKIIIAASIAIGSAAFIGTSLNSCTTIATSDLGLAVIKRVLLGGINKGVNIYGNKEAFLQNNLVDKALPKELRDINSTLEKIAPSLVAKEREYIAEAAVYTVGISKPILENAVNSLNAQDVTRIIQGEKGTATLILKEKTQGQLIQAIAPRVEQELNKYSIVKTINTALSGSNLLGSLLGGNNNSKVNASGLSLMASEQIVNGLFNIIEDHEKQNSASLLGPFGK, encoded by the coding sequence ATGAAAAAAATAATTATAGCTGCTTCTATTGCGATAGGTTCAGCAGCATTTATAGGTACAAGCCTTAACTCTTGTACAACAATTGCCACCTCAGATTTAGGATTGGCTGTTATTAAAAGAGTTTTACTGGGAGGTATTAATAAAGGAGTAAATATTTATGGAAATAAAGAAGCTTTTCTTCAAAATAACCTTGTAGATAAAGCTTTACCAAAAGAATTGAGAGATATTAATTCAACATTAGAGAAAATTGCACCTTCTCTTGTAGCAAAAGAAAGAGAATACATTGCTGAAGCTGCAGTTTATACTGTCGGAATTTCTAAGCCTATATTAGAAAATGCCGTAAACAGTCTTAATGCTCAGGATGTAACGAGAATTATACAAGGTGAAAAAGGTACTGCTACGCTTATTTTAAAGGAAAAAACACAAGGTCAGCTTATTCAGGCAATTGCTCCGAGAGTTGAACAGGAATTGAATAAATACAGTATTGTAAAAACAATTAATACGGCATTATCGGGAAGCAATTTATTGGGAAGTCTTTTAGGAGGCAATAATAATTCTAAGGTAAATGCAAGCGGATTGAGTTTAATGGCTTCAGAGCAAATCGTAAATGGGCTTTTTAATATCATAGAAGATCATGAAAAGCAAAATTCTGCATCTTTACTGGGGCCTTTCGGAAAATAA
- a CDS encoding Rossmann-fold NAD(P)-binding domain-containing protein, giving the protein MKKLGIIGCGWLGIHIAERLSDRYEIFVTTTTESKIGALESKGFHTTLMNFSDTLDFQIKEWNVASDLDAIIICVPFSGLRGSQIPMNGKRQNLLNFLGDYKGQLFLMSSTGVYPQAEKEFVEEDQPTKQVESEQFILEKFPQTNILRFGGLMGGERLLKNYNISNLEQLVNHIHYVDICSVVEKMLENQSQSKVYNVVAPFHPNKEEVINAQKNLPYEGERATMGRTISPEKIIKELDFEFQYPDPRYFHVDK; this is encoded by the coding sequence ATGAAAAAATTAGGCATCATTGGCTGTGGCTGGTTGGGGATACATATTGCAGAACGGTTATCTGACCGTTACGAAATCTTCGTAACCACAACCACAGAATCAAAAATTGGCGCTTTAGAATCCAAAGGCTTTCATACTACTTTGATGAATTTCTCTGATACCTTGGATTTTCAAATAAAAGAATGGAATGTTGCTTCAGACTTAGACGCCATCATCATCTGCGTTCCGTTTTCGGGACTTAGAGGTTCGCAAATCCCGATGAATGGCAAGCGCCAGAACTTACTCAATTTTCTGGGTGATTATAAAGGACAGTTGTTTCTGATGAGTTCTACAGGCGTTTATCCTCAAGCAGAGAAAGAATTTGTGGAAGAAGACCAACCTACTAAACAAGTAGAAAGTGAACAATTTATTCTGGAAAAATTTCCTCAAACCAATATTCTTCGGTTTGGTGGATTGATGGGCGGTGAAAGGCTTTTGAAGAATTATAATATTTCGAATCTGGAGCAGTTGGTGAATCATATTCACTACGTTGACATCTGCTCGGTAGTTGAGAAAATGCTGGAAAATCAATCCCAATCGAAAGTTTATAATGTAGTAGCACCCTTCCACCCAAATAAAGAAGAAGTGATTAATGCCCAGAAAAACTTACCTTATGAAGGTGAAAGAGCAACGATGGGCAGAACGATTTCTCCGGAAAAGATAATTAAAGAACTTGATTTTGAATTTCAGTATCCGGATCCGAGGTATTTTCATGTAGACAAATAA
- a CDS encoding retropepsin-like aspartic protease, translating into MKNILILFFFTFCFVLDKAQAPINLNTGNIAQKRYNQTLSYELVKKKIIVNVSINGKPHKFLFDTGAPMAVSKEIFDEYSLPKTGSIPLADASGKKQEMILTTVPSLKWGEIDFLNTPGIVFDESSTAMMKCFGVEGITGSNMLRNSVVQIDHQKKQITITDNVKNLTITGNSYLDMKLSESQSNPFIRIVLQKDGVKVVDQVLFDTGADNFYEMSTSAYHFFNEKNNVIKTLAKSKGSFVYGFHGMNDTTEQFAIEIPLMTIVEDKFNNVISSTTSSKESRLGYKVLEYGKTTLDYNKKRFYFEPYSDANKELIALHPWQIYPTIQNNKLVVGIIWDKSLEKNLNLGDEIQNFNDMDYKNMDVCELFRSNNSNSNNESVLTVKDVKTGEIKTLKIKRL; encoded by the coding sequence ATGAAAAATATATTAATTCTTTTCTTTTTCACTTTCTGTTTTGTATTAGATAAAGCTCAAGCCCCCATCAATCTCAACACAGGAAATATTGCACAAAAAAGATACAATCAGACCCTATCTTACGAATTAGTTAAGAAAAAAATAATTGTGAATGTTTCAATCAACGGAAAACCTCACAAATTTCTTTTTGACACAGGTGCTCCGATGGCTGTTTCTAAGGAAATATTCGATGAATATTCTTTACCAAAAACGGGTAGTATTCCTCTTGCAGACGCTTCAGGAAAAAAACAGGAAATGATTCTTACTACAGTTCCTAGTTTGAAGTGGGGCGAAATAGATTTTCTAAATACACCTGGAATCGTTTTCGACGAATCATCCACAGCAATGATGAAATGTTTTGGAGTTGAAGGAATTACCGGAAGCAATATGCTGAGAAATTCTGTTGTACAAATCGATCATCAAAAAAAGCAGATTACCATTACTGATAATGTGAAAAATCTTACAATAACAGGAAATTCTTATCTCGACATGAAGCTATCTGAATCACAAAGCAACCCATTTATAAGAATTGTTCTTCAAAAAGATGGTGTTAAAGTGGTAGATCAGGTGCTTTTTGATACCGGTGCAGATAATTTTTATGAAATGTCTACCTCCGCCTATCATTTCTTCAATGAAAAAAACAACGTCATTAAAACCTTGGCTAAAAGCAAAGGCAGTTTTGTGTATGGTTTTCACGGCATGAATGACACTACTGAACAGTTTGCAATAGAAATCCCGTTGATGACCATTGTTGAAGACAAATTCAATAACGTAATATCTTCAACAACAAGCAGCAAAGAATCTAGGTTAGGTTACAAAGTTTTAGAATATGGCAAAACAACTCTCGATTATAACAAAAAAAGATTTTACTTTGAACCTTATTCTGATGCAAATAAAGAACTTATTGCCTTACATCCGTGGCAAATTTATCCAACCATCCAGAACAACAAATTAGTTGTTGGAATTATATGGGATAAATCTCTTGAAAAAAATCTTAATCTCGGTGATGAAATTCAGAATTTTAATGACATGGACTATAAAAATATGGATGTATGCGAATTATTCCGTTCAAACAACAGCAATTCCAATAACGAATCGGTGCTTACTGTAAAAGATGTAAAAACCGGAGAAATAAAAACCTTGAAAATCAAAAGACTTTAA
- a CDS encoding DoxX family protein, which produces MNSDTIKTIAKYGLGAMLITAGIGHLTFARKEFQAQVPEWVPLEKDDTVVYSGIVEIAMGTAIIAAPKRYESLVGKVAAGLFAAVFPGNYTQYKERRNAFGLNSDNKRLARLFMQPLLLYWAIKSTD; this is translated from the coding sequence ATGAATTCGGATACCATCAAAACCATCGCAAAATACGGATTAGGTGCAATGCTCATTACTGCTGGTATTGGTCATCTTACGTTTGCAAGAAAAGAATTTCAGGCGCAGGTACCAGAGTGGGTTCCTTTGGAAAAAGATGATACTGTCGTGTATTCTGGCATTGTAGAGATAGCAATGGGTACAGCCATTATCGCAGCTCCTAAAAGATACGAATCTTTGGTCGGAAAAGTAGCCGCAGGATTATTTGCAGCAGTTTTCCCCGGGAATTACACCCAATATAAAGAAAGAAGAAATGCTTTCGGTTTAAATTCTGACAATAAAAGGCTTGCTAGACTTTTTATGCAGCCTCTTTTGTTGTATTGGGCTATAAAATCTACAGATTAA
- a CDS encoding cytochrome-c peroxidase, with the protein MGFYAVQDIRLVYPTYFPKPVYNFKKNPLKSSTVALGRQLFYDPLLSRNNTISCSSCHNSKQAFSHAGNHLSKGVEDGIGERNSPAIFNLAWQKTFMWDGVVTNIDVQALAPINHPKEMGEDINAVVRRLNKSKEYKGLFYRSFGDSIATAERTMKALSQFQLTFISADSKYDKVKQKKAQFNASEKAGYALYKANCSSCHTEPLFSTYDFANNGLPVDPSLNDFGRWNKTMEPQNKQMFKIPSLRNLAFTYPYMHDGRLKTLDEVLDHYEKGIEKTPTLAKQLQKPIVFNQKERVNLLDFLATLNDSAFISNTAFQKK; encoded by the coding sequence ATGGGGTTTTACGCAGTTCAGGATATTCGGCTTGTATATCCGACGTATTTTCCTAAACCAGTATATAATTTCAAGAAAAATCCTTTAAAAAGTTCTACCGTTGCATTAGGAAGACAACTTTTTTATGATCCTTTACTCTCTAGGAACAATACCATTTCATGCTCATCATGTCACAATTCAAAACAAGCATTTTCACATGCAGGAAATCATTTAAGCAAAGGTGTTGAAGATGGAATAGGAGAGCGAAATTCTCCTGCAATTTTTAACCTAGCTTGGCAGAAAACTTTTATGTGGGATGGTGTTGTAACGAATATTGATGTTCAGGCTTTAGCTCCCATTAATCATCCCAAAGAAATGGGAGAAGATATTAATGCAGTTGTTCGCAGACTGAATAAATCTAAAGAATACAAAGGACTGTTCTACAGAAGTTTTGGAGATAGTATTGCAACGGCAGAACGGACAATGAAGGCACTTTCTCAGTTTCAGCTTACTTTTATTTCTGCGGACTCAAAATATGATAAGGTAAAACAGAAAAAAGCTCAGTTTAATGCCTCTGAAAAAGCAGGATATGCACTTTACAAAGCCAATTGCAGTTCCTGCCATACCGAACCACTGTTTTCTACCTACGATTTTGCCAATAATGGGCTGCCTGTTGATCCTTCGCTGAATGATTTCGGAAGATGGAATAAAACAATGGAACCTCAAAACAAACAAATGTTTAAAATTCCGAGTCTTAGAAATCTCGCATTTACTTATCCTTATATGCACGATGGAAGACTCAAAACGTTAGATGAAGTTTTAGACCATTATGAGAAAGGAATAGAAAAAACTCCGACTTTAGCGAAACAACTGCAAAAACCCATTGTTTTTAACCAAAAAGAAAGAGTAAATCTTTTAGATTTTCTTGCAACTCTTAACGATTCTGCTTTTATTTCCAACACCGCTTTTCAGAAGAAATAG
- a CDS encoding DEAD/DEAH box helicase, producing MELQSIYQNLKIQEMNQMQKSAFKATENNTDVILLSPTGSGKTLAFLFPVLRNLKKNTTGVQALILVPARELALQIEQVFKTMGTEFKVSVCYGGHDKKIEINNLIEAPAVLIGTPGRIRYHLQNENFDASTIKTLVLDEFDKALELGFQEDMDYIIGNLNGLSQRILTSATAMDEIPKFTGLKNEKTVDFLKLGENKPDIQLRKVMTISEEKLDTLFHLICKIGNKRTLIFCNHREAVDRISELLREKGIDRETFHGGMEQDERERALLKFRNDSARVLITTDLAARGLDVPEVESIVHYQLPPKEDAFIHRNGRTARMNAKGFVYLIMTEEENFPFIKNNVPVEEVKDFTKVPGKTPFQTVYISAGKKDKVNKVDIVGFLMKKGELQKEDVGLIEVKDTTSYVAVSRNKVNSLLKKLSSERLKNKKVKMEIAY from the coding sequence ATGGAATTACAGTCAATTTATCAGAACCTCAAGATTCAGGAAATGAATCAGATGCAGAAATCTGCATTTAAAGCTACAGAAAACAACACAGATGTTATTCTGCTCTCTCCTACCGGATCGGGAAAAACATTAGCATTTTTGTTTCCGGTTCTCAGAAATCTTAAAAAAAATACAACAGGAGTTCAGGCTTTAATTTTGGTTCCTGCAAGAGAACTGGCATTACAGATTGAGCAGGTTTTCAAGACAATGGGAACAGAGTTTAAAGTTTCTGTATGCTATGGCGGTCATGATAAAAAAATTGAAATTAATAATTTAATTGAAGCTCCAGCCGTATTAATCGGAACTCCCGGAAGAATAAGATATCACCTTCAAAATGAAAATTTTGATGCTTCAACCATTAAAACTCTTGTTTTGGATGAATTCGACAAAGCTTTGGAACTTGGTTTTCAGGAAGATATGGATTATATTATTGGAAATCTTAATGGTCTGTCGCAGAGAATTCTTACTTCTGCTACTGCCATGGACGAAATCCCAAAATTTACAGGTCTGAAAAATGAAAAAACGGTAGATTTTCTTAAATTAGGAGAAAATAAACCCGATATTCAGCTTAGAAAAGTAATGACAATTTCTGAAGAAAAATTAGATACTCTTTTTCACCTCATCTGCAAAATAGGAAACAAAAGAACCCTTATATTCTGCAATCACCGTGAAGCAGTAGACCGTATTTCTGAACTTTTACGTGAAAAAGGAATCGACAGAGAAACCTTTCATGGAGGTATGGAACAGGATGAAAGAGAACGTGCTTTGCTGAAATTCCGAAACGATTCTGCAAGAGTTTTAATCACGACCGACTTAGCAGCAAGAGGATTGGATGTTCCTGAAGTGGAATCTATTGTTCATTATCAGCTTCCACCAAAAGAAGACGCATTTATTCACCGAAACGGTAGAACTGCAAGAATGAATGCCAAAGGTTTTGTATATCTTATTATGACTGAAGAAGAAAATTTCCCTTTCATTAAGAATAATGTTCCGGTAGAAGAGGTAAAAGATTTTACGAAAGTTCCGGGGAAAACACCATTTCAGACCGTTTACATAAGTGCAGGAAAAAAAGATAAAGTAAATAAAGTAGACATTGTAGGTTTTTTAATGAAAAAAGGGGAACTTCAAAAAGAGGATGTCGGACTTATTGAAGTAAAAGATACCACTTCGTATGTTGCCGTTTCCCGAAATAAAGTTAACAGTTTACTGAAAAAACTCAGCTCAGAAAGGCTCAAAAACAAAAAAGTGAAAATGGAAATTGCATATTAA
- a CDS encoding PaaI family thioesterase, with the protein MSPEKIKLIIDSFNRSETLQFYKAELLEVETDFVSIKIPKMDLMTRKAGMFNGAMIASLVDVSSGYAAVSHYEEDCYVVTVELKVNYLRPAMGDALVSKSYVIKGGSKISVIRTEIYTINNSNDHESHVATSLVTMMKIK; encoded by the coding sequence ATGTCTCCAGAAAAAATAAAACTTATTATCGACAGCTTCAACCGTTCAGAAACTTTACAATTTTATAAAGCAGAATTATTGGAAGTTGAAACAGATTTTGTTTCCATTAAAATTCCAAAAATGGATCTTATGACAAGAAAAGCCGGGATGTTTAACGGTGCAATGATTGCTTCTTTGGTGGATGTTTCGTCTGGATATGCCGCAGTAAGCCATTATGAAGAAGATTGCTATGTAGTAACTGTGGAGCTAAAAGTGAATTACTTGAGACCGGCAATGGGTGATGCATTGGTTTCAAAATCTTACGTAATAAAAGGAGGTTCTAAAATTAGTGTGATAAGAACTGAAATTTATACCATTAACAACAGTAATGATCACGAAAGTCATGTGGCTACTTCTTTAGTAACAATGATGAAAATTAAATAG
- a CDS encoding phage holin family protein codes for MNLIIRLFITAIVAFLLTKILPGVHFDSFSSAVIFAIVMGILNLVVKPILSLFSLPLTIITLGFFSLVINAVIILIADYFIDSMHVDGFWWAFIFGIVLSVITSLANSIFSED; via the coding sequence ATGAATTTGATTATCCGATTATTCATCACGGCAATTGTGGCATTTTTGCTTACCAAAATTCTGCCCGGAGTACATTTCGACAGTTTTTCTTCGGCGGTAATTTTCGCTATTGTTATGGGAATTTTAAACTTAGTGGTAAAACCCATTCTCAGCCTTTTCAGTCTTCCGCTTACCATTATTACTTTGGGGTTTTTCTCGTTGGTTATTAATGCAGTAATTATTCTTATTGCAGATTATTTTATCGACAGTATGCATGTAGACGGATTTTGGTGGGCATTTATTTTTGGTATTGTCTTATCTGTAATTACTTCTTTGGCAAATTCTATCTTTTCTGAAGATTAA